One genomic region from Doryrhamphus excisus isolate RoL2022-K1 chromosome 14, RoL_Dexc_1.0, whole genome shotgun sequence encodes:
- the sf3a3 gene encoding splicing factor 3A subunit 3, which translates to METILEQQRRYHEEKERLMDAKTKEVLHKKSTLREQINSDHRTRAMLDRYMEVSANLRDSYEDKDGMRRDELAAISGPNEFAEFYNRLKQIKEFHRKHPNEISIPMSAEFEELMKARDNPCDEAQNLVEFTDEEGYGRYLDLHDCYLKYINLKAAERIEYITYLSSFDQLFDIPKDRKNAEYKKYLEMLLEYLQNYTDRVKPLLDQNDLYDKVLIDFEKKWESGSFPGWPKETSSALTHAGAHLDLSAFSSWEELASLGLDRLKSALMALGLKCGGTLEERAQRLFGTKGKSLELLDPSLFAKNPKAKGPKKDTERNKEIGFLEAQLYEYVEILGEQRQLTHENVQRKQARTGEEREEEEEEQLSESESEDEENEIIYNPKNLPLGWDGKPIPYWLYKLHGLNINYNCEICGNYTYRGPKAFQRHFAEWRHAHGMRCLGIPNTAHFANVTQIEDAVSLWAKLKSQKALERWQPDTEEEYEDSSGNVVNKKTYEDLKRQGLL; encoded by the exons ATGGAGACGATTTTAGAGCAACAGCGTCGctatcatgaagaaaaagagagGCTAATGGACGCTAAAACTAAAGAAGTACTACATAAGAAATCGACG TTGCGGGAACAGATTAATTCTGATCACCGGACAAGAGCCATGTTGGAT CGGTATATGGAAGTGAGTGCCAATCTCAGGGACTCTTACGAGGACAAAGACGG aatgAGAAGGGATGAACTCGCTGCCATCTCAGGACCGAATGAGTTTGCAGAATTCTACAACAGACTGAAACAGATAAAGGAGTTTCACAGAAAGCATCCCAATGAA aTTTCCATTCCCATGTCGGCCGAGTTTGAAGAGCTGATGAAAGCCAGAGACAATCCTTGTGACGAGGCTCAga ACCTGGTGGAGTTCACAGACGAGGAAGGATATGGACGCTACCTGGATCTCCATGACTGCTACCTGAAGTACATCAACCTGAAGGCAGCTGAG AGAATTGAGTACATCACTTACTTGTCATCATTCGACCAGCTTTTTGATATCCCCAAAGACAGGAAGAATGCTGAATACAAAAA GTACCTGGAGATGCTGCTGGAGTACCTGCAGAACTACACGGACCGTGTCAAACCTCTGCTGGATCAGAATGACCTCTATGACAAAGTGCTGATAGACTTTGAGAAGAAGTGGGAGAGCGGTAGCTTTCCAGGCTGGCCT AAAGAGACGAGCAGTGCTTTGACCCACGCCGGAGCTCACCTGGACCTCTCTGCTTTTTCTTCTTGGGag GAGTTGGCTTCCTTGGGTCTGGATCGACTCAAGTCTGCTCTAATGGCGTTGGGACTCAAGTGTGGAGG GACCCTTGAGGAGAGAGCTCAGAGACTTTTTGGCACCAAAGGCAAATCCCTGGAATTATTGGACCCTTCACTGTTTGCCAAGAATCCCAAAGCTAAAGGCCCTAAGAA AGACACGGAGCGAAACAAGGAAATTGGCTTCCTGGAGGCTCAACTCTATGAATATGTTGAGATTCTCGGG GAACAGAGGCAGCTTACCCACGAGAACGTGCAGAGGAAGCAAGCCAGGACCGGAGAGGAacgcgaggaagaggaggaggagcagctcagCGAGAGTGAAAGCGAAGACGAGGAAAACGAGATTATCTACAACCCCAAGAATCTGCCGCTGGGTTGGGACGGCAAG CCAATTCCATACTGGCTCTATAAACTACACGGCCTGAACATCAACTACAACTGTGAAATCTGTGGAAACTACACCTACCGAGGACCCAAAGCTTTCCAACGACACTTTGCG GAGTGGAGACATGCCCACGGAATGCGATGTCTTGGAATTCCTAACACAGCCCACTTTGCCAATGTCACACAGATCGAGGATGCCGTTTCTT TGTGGGCGAAACTGAAGTCCCAAAAGGCGTTAGAGCGTTGGCAGCCTGACACGGAG GAAGAATATGAGGACTCGAGTGGAAATGTCGTCAACAAGAAGACCTATGAAGATCTCAAGAGACAAGGGCTACTGTAG